The genomic interval CTTTAACAGCCGGATCAGGTCCAGTTTTTCTATATAGAAAATAATACAATGGCATCCCTTTAAACAATCCTCTTTACGGCTGCCAACAATAATTCTACAAAGCGCGAATGAACAACGATATTAACACTGAATTTGACGTAATTATTTTAGGTGCGGGCGCATCCGGTCTTTACTGTGCCATGCATGCTGCCAAACGTGGCAAACGTGTGCTGGTTCTGGACCATGCGGGTAAGGCTGCCCGTAAGCTCCGGGTTACCGGCGGCGGAAAATGTAACTTTACCAATTTGAATGTCGAGCCTGAGAATTACCTCGGTGCTAACCCTCATTTTTGTAAATCTGCGCTGGCCCGTCATAACCAGTGGGACTTTATAGAATTTATTACCGAAGCGGGTATTGCTTACGAAGATCGCAACGAAGGTGAGCTTTTCACTTTGGACGGTGCAGGGCAGATTGCCGGACTTCTGGTTTCTAAATGCCATCGCTTAGGCGTTGAAACTTTGCTCGACCGCAACATTGACTTAGTTGAAGGGCGTGGTCCTTTCACCGTGACAACAGGCGTAGAAATATTTGAAGCTCCTTCGCTGGTGGTTGCTCTCGGTTCACCTACTTGGCCTTCGGTCGGAGCGACAACTCTCGGCTATAATATTGCCGACCAGTACGCACACCGCATTATTTATCCTCACCCCGGTCTTGTTCCGCTCATGATCGGCGGCCCTAACGGTAAAATATGTGAAGAGCTTAGCGGTAATTCACTGCCTGTGCGTATTAGTTGCGAAGGTGTTAGTTTCACTGGTGACATGCTCTTTACTCACAAAGGTATTTCCGGTCCTGCTGCGCTTCAGATTTCATCCTACTGGCGCAAAGGTTCCAGCATTGATATCGATCTTCTGCCCGGTCAGAATTTCGGGGATGTGCTTGAAGATTTCCGCACTGAAAATATTGCATTGCATTCTTTTATGGCTAGATATTTCACCCGCAAACTGGTGGATGTTTTACTGGCAGGTGAAGATGGCGAAACTCCGGTAAGTCAGCTTACCAAAGAACGTCGCCTTGCTTTGTCCGAGCGGATTCATTGCTGGACATTAAAGCCTGAAGGAACTGAAGGATACGCTAAAGCTGAGGTTGTTGTCGGCGGAGTAGATACTAATCAGGTGTCATCCAAGACAATGGAATCGCGCAAAGTGCCGGGACTTTATTTTATAGGCGAAGTTCTGGATGTAACAGGCTGGCTCGGCGGATATAATTTGCAATGGGCATGGTCATCTGCTTTTGCCGCCGCTCAGTATGTTTAGGGAAAAGAATTAAGAATCCGGTGATTGGATAATCACTACTGTTTTTGCTAAAATTAAATCGACTTTCGGTAAAGATTGCTGGAAGTCGATTTTTCTATGGTCTGGACCAAATCTTCTATGTCGAACGGCTTGCTGACATAGTGCTTTATACCTGCTTTCTCAAAATCTTCTTTTGAATC from Desulfovibrio gilichinskyi carries:
- a CDS encoding NAD(P)/FAD-dependent oxidoreductase; its protein translation is MNNDINTEFDVIILGAGASGLYCAMHAAKRGKRVLVLDHAGKAARKLRVTGGGKCNFTNLNVEPENYLGANPHFCKSALARHNQWDFIEFITEAGIAYEDRNEGELFTLDGAGQIAGLLVSKCHRLGVETLLDRNIDLVEGRGPFTVTTGVEIFEAPSLVVALGSPTWPSVGATTLGYNIADQYAHRIIYPHPGLVPLMIGGPNGKICEELSGNSLPVRISCEGVSFTGDMLFTHKGISGPAALQISSYWRKGSSIDIDLLPGQNFGDVLEDFRTENIALHSFMARYFTRKLVDVLLAGEDGETPVSQLTKERRLALSERIHCWTLKPEGTEGYAKAEVVVGGVDTNQVSSKTMESRKVPGLYFIGEVLDVTGWLGGYNLQWAWSSAFAAAQYV